In Solanum lycopersicum chromosome 5, SLM_r2.1, the following are encoded in one genomic region:
- the LOC138348980 gene encoding uncharacterized protein, with protein MKKYDDQHRCSVEFNVGDKVLMKLTPQIWKQIVSKTRHRFLIPKYDSPFEVVKRVGEVSYRLKLPERLKIYPTFHMSFLKPYFEDADDPDRNTSKRALPSVPTQYDTEIEKILDHRVLGTSKKNTKTEFLVHWKGKSAADAVWEKAKTYGIMSRTWALVLTWMMAKQCNTSSRCLGVGKAA; from the exons ATGAAGAAGTATGATGATCAACATCGTTGCTCAGTTGAGTTCAATGTGGGTGACAAGGTGTTGATGAAACTTACCCCACAAATCTGGAAACAGATTGTAAGTAAGACCAGACATCGGTTTTTGATTCCTAAGTATGATAGTCCATTCGAAGTGGTGAAACGAGTGGGTGAAGTTTCTTATAGGTTGAAGCTACCAGAAAGGTTGAAAATCTATCCCACTTTCCATATGAGTTTTTTAAAACCTTACTTTGAAGATGCAGATGATCCGGATAGAAACACGTCAAAGAGAGCTCTTCCATCAGTACCTACACAATATGATACTGAAATTGAGAAGATCCTTGATCACCGGGTTTTGGGCACAAGTAAGAAGAATACCAAGACTGAATTCTTGGTTCACTGGAAAGGCAAGAGTGCAGCCGATGCAGTTTGGGAGAAGGCAAAGACTTATGGCA tcatgtcaaggacttgggcattggtcttaACGTGGATGAtggcaaaacagtgcaacacaagttcaaggtgcttgggtgttggcaaggcagcTTGA
- the LOC101261624 gene encoding tRNA threonylcarbamoyladenosine dehydratase isoform X1, giving the protein MEEKVKILAFIGAGALLGSAATIAISKLLSDPLPINNQSVGKGYTSEAVQSNGLSGSKCNGLATPNPFTDEVVSEQLTRNIQFFGLEAQQKVTASYVVVIGLGGVGSHAASMLLRSGVGRLLLVDFDQVSVSSLNRHAVATREDVGTSKALCLKKHFQSIFPECHIDAKVILYDSSSEEEILSGHPDFVLDCIDNIDTKVALLAACVRRGLKVLSATGAGARADPTRIRVADLRESTNDPLSRSVRHRLRKDHGIDGGIPVVFSLEKPKAKLLPFKGPSGEEENPSDYQIVPGFRVRIIPVLGTIPAIFGQVMASYVATQLAGLQVHMEPVVNFDTDHYEILHQRLIEHEELLYGTSMQVEVDVEEVVYIAKELWHGRSARDLSIKDVGRAMWRSVNELMLVRWDKTKPASVSNLILLRFKEADEHESRSLEDIKEEEPDFFVRVTTVLKRAELEFGF; this is encoded by the exons ATGGAAGAGAAAGTTAAGATTTTAGCATTCATCGGAGCTGGAGCTCTATTGGGTTCTGCTGCTACAATTGCTATCTCAAAGCTTCTTTCCGATCCACTGCCAATaaacaacca AAGTGTTGGAAAAGGGTATACAAGTGAGGCAGTACAATCAAATG GGCTTTCTGGATCCAAATGTAATGGATTGGCTACTCCAAACCCGTTCACTGATGAAGTAGTTTCTGAACAACTGACCAG GAATATACAGTTTTTTGGCCTTGAAGCCCAACAGAAAGTGACTGCATCATATGTTGTGGTAATTGGTCTTGGAGGAGTTGGAAGTCATGCTGCATCCATGCTTCTGAGGTCAGGAGTTGGTAGGTTACTTCTTGTGGATTTCGATCAG GTGTCGGTCTCCTCATTAAATAGACATGCTGTTGCCACAAGAGAAGATGTTGGTACCTCAAAAGCCTTGTGCCTCAAGAAGCACTTCCAATCAATTTTTCCAGAGTGCCACATAGATGCTAAAGTTATCTTATATGATTCATCGTCTGAAGAAGAAATTCTGTCTGGCCACCCTGATTTTGTCCTTGATTGCATTGATAATATCGACACAAAG GTGGCACTTCTCGCTGCATGTGTTCGAAGAGGTTTGAAAGTTTTATCTGCAACTGGAGCTGGCGCAAGGGCTGATCCAACAAGAATTCGCGTGGCTGACTTAAGAGAGTCTACCAATGACCCTCTATCTCGATCT GTAAGACATCGTCTGAGAAAAGATCATGGTATTGATGGTGGCATTCCTGTGGTATTTTCTCTTGAGAAACCAAAGGCAAAGTTGCTTCCCTTTAAAGGGCCAAGCGGAGAAGAAGAAAATCCTTCAGATTACCAA ATAGTGCCTGGATTTAGGGTCCGGATCATTCCAGTTCTGGGGACTATACCTGCAATTTTTGGGCAAGTCATGGCTTCCTATGTTGCAACTCAGTTAGCTGGATTGCAAGTCCATATGGAACCAGTGGTGAATTTTGATACGGATCACTACGAAATCCTCCATCAACGCCTTATTGAGCATGAAGAGTTGCTATATGGTACATCCATGCAAGTGGAG GTAGATGTTGAAGAAGTTGTGTACATTGCCAAAGAGTTGTGGCATGGGAGAAGTGCAAGGGACCTATCCATTAAAGATGTAGGGCGAGCAATGTGGCGTTCAGTGAATGAGTTGATGCTTGTGAG GTGGGATAAAACAAAGCCTGCCTCAGTTTCAAATCTAATCCTGCTAAGATTCAAGGAG GCTGACGAACACGAGTCAAGGTCACTGGAAGATATAAAGGAAGAAGAACCAGATTTTTTTGTTAGGGTGACAACTGTGCTGAAGCGAGCAGAACTGGAGTTTGGCTTTTAA
- the LOC101261624 gene encoding tRNA threonylcarbamoyladenosine dehydratase isoform X4, translating into MTRKKKKGGGVSIHLLMLIFPFCFPSKVDLYGMDIGIDVEAIHQGHLFCTIDSSSLGVKVSVSSLNRHAVATREDVGTSKALCLKKHFQSIFPECHIDAKVILYDSSSEEEILSGHPDFVLDCIDNIDTKVALLAACVRRGLKVLSATGAGARADPTRIRVADLRESTNDPLSRSVRHRLRKDHGIDGGIPVVFSLEKPKAKLLPFKGPSGEEENPSDYQIVPGFRVRIIPVLGTIPAIFGQVMASYVATQLAGLQVHMEPVVNFDTDHYEILHQRLIEHEELLYGTSMQVEVDVEEVVYIAKELWHGRSARDLSIKDVGRAMWRSVNELMLVRWDKTKPASVSNLILLRFKEADEHESRSLEDIKEEEPDFFVRVTTVLKRAELEFGF; encoded by the exons ATGActaggaagaaaaaaaagggggggggggtgagtATACATCTTCTAATGTTgatatttcctttttgttttccaTCTAAAGTTGATCTATATGGTATGGATATTGGCATTGATGTGGAGGCTATTCATCAAGGACACCTATTCTGCACTATTGATAGTTCTAGTTTGGGAGTTAAG GTGTCGGTCTCCTCATTAAATAGACATGCTGTTGCCACAAGAGAAGATGTTGGTACCTCAAAAGCCTTGTGCCTCAAGAAGCACTTCCAATCAATTTTTCCAGAGTGCCACATAGATGCTAAAGTTATCTTATATGATTCATCGTCTGAAGAAGAAATTCTGTCTGGCCACCCTGATTTTGTCCTTGATTGCATTGATAATATCGACACAAAG GTGGCACTTCTCGCTGCATGTGTTCGAAGAGGTTTGAAAGTTTTATCTGCAACTGGAGCTGGCGCAAGGGCTGATCCAACAAGAATTCGCGTGGCTGACTTAAGAGAGTCTACCAATGACCCTCTATCTCGATCT GTAAGACATCGTCTGAGAAAAGATCATGGTATTGATGGTGGCATTCCTGTGGTATTTTCTCTTGAGAAACCAAAGGCAAAGTTGCTTCCCTTTAAAGGGCCAAGCGGAGAAGAAGAAAATCCTTCAGATTACCAA ATAGTGCCTGGATTTAGGGTCCGGATCATTCCAGTTCTGGGGACTATACCTGCAATTTTTGGGCAAGTCATGGCTTCCTATGTTGCAACTCAGTTAGCTGGATTGCAAGTCCATATGGAACCAGTGGTGAATTTTGATACGGATCACTACGAAATCCTCCATCAACGCCTTATTGAGCATGAAGAGTTGCTATATGGTACATCCATGCAAGTGGAG GTAGATGTTGAAGAAGTTGTGTACATTGCCAAAGAGTTGTGGCATGGGAGAAGTGCAAGGGACCTATCCATTAAAGATGTAGGGCGAGCAATGTGGCGTTCAGTGAATGAGTTGATGCTTGTGAG GTGGGATAAAACAAAGCCTGCCTCAGTTTCAAATCTAATCCTGCTAAGATTCAAGGAG GCTGACGAACACGAGTCAAGGTCACTGGAAGATATAAAGGAAGAAGAACCAGATTTTTTTGTTAGGGTGACAACTGTGCTGAAGCGAGCAGAACTGGAGTTTGGCTTTTAA
- the LOC101261624 gene encoding tRNA threonylcarbamoyladenosine dehydratase isoform X2 encodes MEEKVKILAFIGAGALLGSAATIAISKLLSDPLPINNHVGKGYTSEAVQSNGLSGSKCNGLATPNPFTDEVVSEQLTRNIQFFGLEAQQKVTASYVVVIGLGGVGSHAASMLLRSGVGRLLLVDFDQVSVSSLNRHAVATREDVGTSKALCLKKHFQSIFPECHIDAKVILYDSSSEEEILSGHPDFVLDCIDNIDTKVALLAACVRRGLKVLSATGAGARADPTRIRVADLRESTNDPLSRSVRHRLRKDHGIDGGIPVVFSLEKPKAKLLPFKGPSGEEENPSDYQIVPGFRVRIIPVLGTIPAIFGQVMASYVATQLAGLQVHMEPVVNFDTDHYEILHQRLIEHEELLYGTSMQVEVDVEEVVYIAKELWHGRSARDLSIKDVGRAMWRSVNELMLVRWDKTKPASVSNLILLRFKEADEHESRSLEDIKEEEPDFFVRVTTVLKRAELEFGF; translated from the exons ATGGAAGAGAAAGTTAAGATTTTAGCATTCATCGGAGCTGGAGCTCTATTGGGTTCTGCTGCTACAATTGCTATCTCAAAGCTTCTTTCCGATCCACTGCCAATaaacaacca TGTTGGAAAAGGGTATACAAGTGAGGCAGTACAATCAAATG GGCTTTCTGGATCCAAATGTAATGGATTGGCTACTCCAAACCCGTTCACTGATGAAGTAGTTTCTGAACAACTGACCAG GAATATACAGTTTTTTGGCCTTGAAGCCCAACAGAAAGTGACTGCATCATATGTTGTGGTAATTGGTCTTGGAGGAGTTGGAAGTCATGCTGCATCCATGCTTCTGAGGTCAGGAGTTGGTAGGTTACTTCTTGTGGATTTCGATCAG GTGTCGGTCTCCTCATTAAATAGACATGCTGTTGCCACAAGAGAAGATGTTGGTACCTCAAAAGCCTTGTGCCTCAAGAAGCACTTCCAATCAATTTTTCCAGAGTGCCACATAGATGCTAAAGTTATCTTATATGATTCATCGTCTGAAGAAGAAATTCTGTCTGGCCACCCTGATTTTGTCCTTGATTGCATTGATAATATCGACACAAAG GTGGCACTTCTCGCTGCATGTGTTCGAAGAGGTTTGAAAGTTTTATCTGCAACTGGAGCTGGCGCAAGGGCTGATCCAACAAGAATTCGCGTGGCTGACTTAAGAGAGTCTACCAATGACCCTCTATCTCGATCT GTAAGACATCGTCTGAGAAAAGATCATGGTATTGATGGTGGCATTCCTGTGGTATTTTCTCTTGAGAAACCAAAGGCAAAGTTGCTTCCCTTTAAAGGGCCAAGCGGAGAAGAAGAAAATCCTTCAGATTACCAA ATAGTGCCTGGATTTAGGGTCCGGATCATTCCAGTTCTGGGGACTATACCTGCAATTTTTGGGCAAGTCATGGCTTCCTATGTTGCAACTCAGTTAGCTGGATTGCAAGTCCATATGGAACCAGTGGTGAATTTTGATACGGATCACTACGAAATCCTCCATCAACGCCTTATTGAGCATGAAGAGTTGCTATATGGTACATCCATGCAAGTGGAG GTAGATGTTGAAGAAGTTGTGTACATTGCCAAAGAGTTGTGGCATGGGAGAAGTGCAAGGGACCTATCCATTAAAGATGTAGGGCGAGCAATGTGGCGTTCAGTGAATGAGTTGATGCTTGTGAG GTGGGATAAAACAAAGCCTGCCTCAGTTTCAAATCTAATCCTGCTAAGATTCAAGGAG GCTGACGAACACGAGTCAAGGTCACTGGAAGATATAAAGGAAGAAGAACCAGATTTTTTTGTTAGGGTGACAACTGTGCTGAAGCGAGCAGAACTGGAGTTTGGCTTTTAA
- the LOC101261624 gene encoding tRNA threonylcarbamoyladenosine dehydratase isoform X3 has product MEEKVKILAFIGAGALLGSAATIAISKLLSDPLPINNQSVGKGYTSEAVQSNGLSGSKCNGLATPNPFTDEVVSEQLTRNIQFFGLEAQQKVTASYVVVIGLGGVGSHAASMLLRSGVGRLLLVDFDQVSVSSLNRHAVATREDVGTSKALCLKKHFQSIFPECHIDAKVILYDSSSEEEILSGHPDFVLDCIDNIDTKVALLAACVRRGLKVLSATGAGARADPTRIRVADLRESTNDPLSRSVRHRLRKDHGIDGGIPVVFSLEKPKAKLLPFKGPSGEEENPSDYQIVPGFRVRIIPVLGTIPAIFGQVMASYVATQLAGLQVHMEPVVNFDTDHYEILHQRLIEHEELLYGTSMQVEVDVEEVVYIAKELWHGRSARDLSIKDVGRAMWRSVNELMLVRCSVIAENYLSIIL; this is encoded by the exons ATGGAAGAGAAAGTTAAGATTTTAGCATTCATCGGAGCTGGAGCTCTATTGGGTTCTGCTGCTACAATTGCTATCTCAAAGCTTCTTTCCGATCCACTGCCAATaaacaacca AAGTGTTGGAAAAGGGTATACAAGTGAGGCAGTACAATCAAATG GGCTTTCTGGATCCAAATGTAATGGATTGGCTACTCCAAACCCGTTCACTGATGAAGTAGTTTCTGAACAACTGACCAG GAATATACAGTTTTTTGGCCTTGAAGCCCAACAGAAAGTGACTGCATCATATGTTGTGGTAATTGGTCTTGGAGGAGTTGGAAGTCATGCTGCATCCATGCTTCTGAGGTCAGGAGTTGGTAGGTTACTTCTTGTGGATTTCGATCAG GTGTCGGTCTCCTCATTAAATAGACATGCTGTTGCCACAAGAGAAGATGTTGGTACCTCAAAAGCCTTGTGCCTCAAGAAGCACTTCCAATCAATTTTTCCAGAGTGCCACATAGATGCTAAAGTTATCTTATATGATTCATCGTCTGAAGAAGAAATTCTGTCTGGCCACCCTGATTTTGTCCTTGATTGCATTGATAATATCGACACAAAG GTGGCACTTCTCGCTGCATGTGTTCGAAGAGGTTTGAAAGTTTTATCTGCAACTGGAGCTGGCGCAAGGGCTGATCCAACAAGAATTCGCGTGGCTGACTTAAGAGAGTCTACCAATGACCCTCTATCTCGATCT GTAAGACATCGTCTGAGAAAAGATCATGGTATTGATGGTGGCATTCCTGTGGTATTTTCTCTTGAGAAACCAAAGGCAAAGTTGCTTCCCTTTAAAGGGCCAAGCGGAGAAGAAGAAAATCCTTCAGATTACCAA ATAGTGCCTGGATTTAGGGTCCGGATCATTCCAGTTCTGGGGACTATACCTGCAATTTTTGGGCAAGTCATGGCTTCCTATGTTGCAACTCAGTTAGCTGGATTGCAAGTCCATATGGAACCAGTGGTGAATTTTGATACGGATCACTACGAAATCCTCCATCAACGCCTTATTGAGCATGAAGAGTTGCTATATGGTACATCCATGCAAGTGGAG GTAGATGTTGAAGAAGTTGTGTACATTGCCAAAGAGTTGTGGCATGGGAGAAGTGCAAGGGACCTATCCATTAAAGATGTAGGGCGAGCAATGTGGCGTTCAGTGAATGAGTTGATGCTTGTGAG ATGCTCTGTCATTGCAGAGAATTATTTAAGCATCATTTTGTGA